The following proteins are co-located in the Saccharomycodes ludwigii strain NBRC 1722 chromosome V, whole genome shotgun sequence genome:
- a CDS encoding uncharacterized protein (similar to Saccharomyces cerevisiae YGR047C | TFC4 | Transcription Factor class C) yields the protein MSSSDEEALYDDLDDYRVLIDPHGSENDDAINNNDDDDDDDDDNDDDDGFNYIDDFEGMDPDEIDLLAEFSDINSDEQSNPDGKRKKKEKKKKMKESGKYNDNFKYSESEQESTDGEDEEQNFMNAIREANNFKVKTKKKSGGTGYRRVKTVDPEIAMLLSEANEAYVRNDIQVAENLYNEVIKKDAKNFAAYKTLGDIYQIQGRLNDCCNSWFLAAHLNSSDWEFWKVVGSLSNELNHKRQALYCYSRALSVNPNDAQCIYERALLYKTIGQLGRALESFQKLHKIYPYDGDILRELAVIYVDYDKIDEAIELYLKILKQNIEKRKIIRNYMENALDSSSEDEDTDSAEETDNEYDDSEDQEFNELPKKLRNKYRCIPFDWSSLNILAELYLKWAPTDPLHAIRNIKRCARWIQYRESQTFWDDVSNDSEFDERRQKNAKFQALGDFKNDFEYFLPIDIRIRLGLLRLASKNIPEGLVHFNFLFVENFEDIADLFFEVGVALTKLEEYKHAVDFFEPLWDFPGYSTLEYYKPLAKCYRELEKYEEAKNVYSKIVEMRPGDLESKLTLAEMYYHLANLNMFNKLLLEVVQARKRQKEQDGENEKKDNNEVGSDVVDNNNLPIGDVSSTAKPLMTDDKPLFNAINAKKKKKLKGVDMEKYRKEREQKIAASVIDRYKKLKIYKLGMNKNDENQLMLWIDTASDLVDIFTSVRNFFVKNRSKKFVGIIKRARKFNKLLDYKIERLSKLSMGENLIDGMPITEERIQLISTTELRGLKYDEWFELFMELALIVTKYQSIEDGLSIIETAQDINVFHQDPNRNKMMKFVKFSIVLQMEDGLEMIENLRVLLNQFQFNRKLYQIFMFSLAGGGNMAVDIISSTLEQKFFLRQIKAFDSIRFNTHVSGQASISNKAVEENLECLPSAYLYYIYAMLLYSSRGFLSSLQYLSRIEKQVSDDPMFNLMMGLSYIHRSMQRLTPNRHFQILHGFRYLYQYYDLKANSNDTIDKQEASYNIGRSFHLLGLLTPAVKYYYEVLDSKFKDRRLKKHAAYNLVLIFNESGNTRLSSWLIEHYFYLKNHPLKDNKTKYLHIITGMPRPSQNIPFPIKMKTLLKMSIQRLRYAQEKGESTAKQSRRDVAKLLKNGKETKALFKVETLINDDNHMELLEIMELYCELLHARYQLVGTIRDEIDLIENHMDDGINEAIRAIVFASIHIPEIKEIQQLKELFKFKFGLDFIKSIVDEKVGVPERVINKCCPKLPSEELVELYTIEIARVYDAPYNKMDENKQDEVGTEETGSKEHLKQDNLQKETSNTGSNEASNKESVTPKVSESLKRAIHTKEQKNTQDLELEDLKKRFEALRH from the exons ATGTCTAGTTCAGACGAAGAGGCCTTGTATGATGATCTGGATGATTATAGAGTATTAATTGACCCTCATGGATctgaaaatgatgatgctatcaacaataatgatgatgatgatgatgatgatgatgataatgatgatgatgatggaTTCAACTATATTGATGATTTTGAAGGTATGGACCCAGATGAAATAGATTTACTGGCGGAATTTTCAGATATAAATTCTGATGAACAAAGCAACCCAGAtgggaaaaggaaaaagaaggagaaaaaaaagaaaatgaaagaaTCTGGCAAGTATAAcgataattttaaatattctgAAAGTGAACAAGAAAGTACAGATGGTGAGGATGAAGAACAAAATTTCATGAACGCAATTAGAGAGgccaataattttaaagtcaaaaccaaaaagaaatcaGGTGGTACCGGTTATAGAAGAGTTAAAACAGTTGATCCGGAAATAGCGATGCTATTGTCTGAAGCCAATGAGGCCTATGTTCGAAATGATATTCAGGTTGCGGAAAATCTATACAACGAAGTTATCAAAAAGGATGCCAAGAATTTTGCTGCCTATAAGACTTTGGGTgatatttatcaaattcAAGGAAGACTAAATGATTGCTGTAATTCATGGTTTTTAGCTGCGCATTTAAATTCTTCAGATTGGGAATTTTGGAAAGTTGTTGGTTCATTATCCAACGAACTAAATCACAAAAGACAGGCTTTATACTGCTATTCAAGAGCTTTGTCTGTTAATCCGAATGATGCACAGTGCATTTACGAAAGAGCGCTTTTATATAAGACTATTGGTCAATTGGGTAGAGCATTGGAAAGTTTCCAAAAATTACACAAGATTTATCCCTATGATGGCGACATTTTACGTGAACTAGCTGTTATTTATGTTGATTATGATAAAATTGACGAAGCCATCGAACTATACcttaaaatattgaaacaaaacatcgaaaaaagaaaaatcatTAGGAATTATATGGAAAATGCACTTGATTCGTCAtctgaagatgaagatacAGATTCTGCGGAAGAAACAGATAATGAATATGATGATTCAGAGGATCAAGAATTTAATGAATTGcccaaaaaattaaggaaTAAGTACCGTTGCATCCCCTTTGATTGGTCTTCATTAAACATTTTGGCCGAGctatatttaaaatggGCACCTACAGACCCATTACATGCGataagaaatattaaaagatgtGCAAGGTGGATACAGTATAGAGAATCTCAAACATTTTGGGACGATGTTTCTAATGACTCGGAATTTGACGAAAGAAGACAGAAAAATGCGAAATTCCAAGCGTTGGGTGATTTcaaaaatgattttgaGTATTTTTTGCCAATTGATATTAGGATTAGGTTGGGTTTATTAAGATTGGCATCCAAAAATATACCAGAAGGCTTGGttcattttaattttttatttgtggAGAATTTCGAAGATATCGCGGATCTATTTTTTGAAGTGGGTGTTGCTCTAACAAAACTGGAAGAGTATAAACATGCTGTAGATTTTTTTGAGCCCTTGTGGGATTTTCCAGGTTACTCTACGTTAGAGTATTATAAACCATTAGCCAAGTGCTACAGggaattggaaaaatatgAAGAAGCCAAAAATGTGTATAGTAAGATTGTTGAGATGAGACCTGGTGATTTGGAATCTAAATTGACATTGGCAGAAATGTATTATCACCTAGCGAATTTGAACatgtttaataaattgttgttAGAGGTTGTACAGGCGCGtaaaagacaaaaagaGCAAGATggagaaaatgaaaagaagGACAATAACGAAGTTGGTTCTGATGTAgttgacaataataatttgccCATTGGCGACGTATCATCGACAGCAAAACCATTAATGACTGATGATAAACCGCTTTTTAATGCTATTAAtgccaaaaagaaaaagaaattgaaagGTGTAGATATGGAAAAATATAGGAAGGAAAgagaacaaaaaattgcGGCAAGTGTTATTGATAGGTacaaaaaactaaaaatttataaattagGCATGAATAAGAATGACGAAAACCAGTTAATGTTATGGATAGATACTGCTTCTGATTTAGTGGATATTTTCACGAGTGTtcgtaatttttttgttaaaaatagatCGAAAAAATTTGTTGGTATTATCAAAAGGGCTAGGAAATTTAATAAGCTTCTTGATTATAAGATTGAAAGACTTTCCAAGTTGTCGATGGGCGAGAATTTAATTGATGGTATGCCTATCACCGAAGAGCGTATTCAACTAATTTCAACCACAGAGCTTCGTGGGTTAAAATATGATGAATGGTTTGAACTTTTCATGGAACTAGCGTTGATTGTTACCAAGTATCAAAGCATTGAGGATGGGTTGAGTATCATTGAAACCGCACAAGATATTAATGTTTTCCATCAAGATccaaatagaaataaaatgatGAAATTTGTCAAATTTTCTATTGTGCTACAAATGGAAGACGGTTTGGAAATGATTGAAAATTTACGTGTTTTGTTAAACCAATTTCAATTCAATCGTAAGTTGTACCAAATTTTCATGTTTAGTTTGGCAGGTGGTGGGAACATGGCAGTGGATATAATAAGTTCCACACTAGAGCAGAAGTTCTTTTTAAGACAAATAAAAGCATTTGACAGTATACGATTCAACACACATGTCTCAGGACAGGCATCGATTAGCAATAAGGCAGTTGAAGAGAATTTAGAATGCTTGCCCTCTGCTTACCTTTATTACATTTATGCAATGCTGTTATATTCCAGCAGAGGTTTTTTATCATCCCTTCAGTATTTAAGTCGAATTGAAAAACAGGTAAGTGATGATCCGATGTTTAATTTGATGATGGGATTATCCTACATACACAGGTCGATGCAGAGGTTGACACCAAATAGACACTTTCAGATCTTGCATGGGTTTAGATATTTGTACCAGTACTATGATTTAAAAGCCAATTCTAATGATACTATTGATAAACAAGAGGCTAGCTATAATATAGGTAGATCTTTTCATTTGTTGGGGTTATTAACTCCGGCAGTgaagtattattatgaagTGTTGGAttctaaatttaaagaTAGAAGATTGAAAAAGCATGCAGCATATAATTTGGTTTTAATATTCAATGAAAGTGGGAATACTAGATTAAGTAGTTGGTTGATAGAGCACTATTT ctatttaaaaaatcatccTTTAAAAGACAATAAAACCAAATATCTACATATAATAACCGGTATGCCGCGTCCATCTCAGAATATTCCATTTCCCATTAAAATGAAgactttattaaaaatgtctATACAAAGGTTGCGTTATGCACAAGAAAAAGGCGAATCTACTGCCAAACAGTCCAGAAGAGATGTTGCAAAGTTATTGAAGAAtggaaaagaaacaaaagcGTTATTTAAAGTAGAAACTTTaattaatgatgataacCATATGGAATTACTAGAAATAATGGAATTGTACTGTGAATTATTACACGCAAGGTATCAATTAGTGGGGACTATTAGAGATGAAATTGATCTTATCGAAAATCATATGGACGATGGAATCAATGAGGCCATAAGAGCAATAGTTTTCGCAAGTATACATATACcagaaattaaagaaatacAGCAATTAAAAGAACTGTTTAAATTTAAGTTTGGCCTTgactttattaaaagtattGTAGATGAGAAAGTTGGTGTTCCTGAACGAGTTATTAACAAGTGTTGTCCAAAATTGCCCTCCGAAGAGTTAGTGGAATTGTATACCATTGAAATAGCAAGAGTTTATGATGCACCTTATAATAAGATGGATGAAAACAAGCAAGATGAAGTTGGGACAGAGGAAACAGGTAGTAAGGAGCATTTAAAACAAGATAATCTTCAAAAGGAAACATCGAATACTGGAAGTAATGAAGCTAGCAACAAAGAGTCTGTGACGCCTAAGGTATCTGAATCTTTAAAAAGAGCTATACATAccaaagaacaaaaaaatactcAAGATTTAGAATTAGAAGATCTAAAGAAAAGATTTGAAGCTTTAAGACATTAG
- the UFD1 gene encoding polyubiquitin-binding protein UFD1 (similar to Saccharomyces cerevisiae YGR048W | UFD1 | Ubiquitin Fusion Degradation protein), whose amino-acid sequence MFSSFGRFDMQPFASLPQQFQDFFRCYPIDAMQGNKSDYNYGGKIFLPPSALNKLSMLNVRYPMLFELESPDSKRKTHSGVLEFIAEEGRVYLPNWMMDVLGVHTGSLLLISSTDLPLGNFVKLEPQSTDFLDISDPKAVLENSLRNFSTLTMDDIIDIKYNNKIYRIKVLEVKPENESHGICVLETDLVTDFAPPVGYVEPDYKKLQEEERIKKQNMKPKAPSIGSMSRRIGYAEQLNSSSSTHFSGEGQKLSGKIMNVPTKVLENEVKLSLDKQPAPLNLPDGQLFFGFPFIPPKKDDDDDDEGDGHGTKLVNFQGEGQSLRKAAKRKGRKEHTGSKSKATKSPEIIEID is encoded by the coding sequence atgtTTTCAAGCTTTGGGAGGTTTGATATGCAACCATTCGCGAGTTTACCACAGCAATTTCAGGATTTTTTTAGATGTTATCCTATAGATGCTATGCAAGGTAATAAAAGTGACTATAATTATGGAggtaaaatatttttgccTCCTAGTGCACTAAACAAGTTGAGTATGTTAAATGTCAGATACCCGATGCTTTTTGAATTAGAAAGTCCCGactcaaaaagaaaaacacaTAGTGGTGTTTTGGAATTTATAGCCGAAGAAGGAAGAGTTTACTTACCAAATTGGATGATGGATGTTTTAGGAGTACATACGGGCTCGTTACTCTTGATATCTTCCACTGATTTACCATTGGGCAATTTTGTTAAGTTAGAACCACAATCAACAGATTTCTTGGACATATCAGATCCAAAAGCAGTTTTAGAAAATTCCTTAAGAAATTTTTCTACTTTGACTATGGATGATATAATcgatattaaatataacaacaaaatatacAGGATAAAGGTTTTAGAGGTTAAGCCAGAAAATGAATCTCACGGTATTTGTGTGTTGGAAACTGATTTGGTCACCGATTTTGCTCCTCCTGTGGGTTATGTAGAACCAGACTACAAAAAATTgcaagaagaagaaaggattaaaaaacaaaacatgAAACCTAAGGCACCGAGCATTGGTAGTATGTCACGAAGAATTGGTTATGCAGAACAATTGAATTCCTCATCCTCAACACACTTTTCGGGAGAGGGACAAAAATTATCCggaaaaataatgaatgTTCCAACAAAAGTATTAGAAAATGAGGTGAAGCTTTCGTTGGATAAACAACCTGCACCATTGAACTTGCCGGATGgtcaattattttttggattcCCATTTATCCcaccaaaaaaagatgatgatgatgatgatgaaggaGATGGCCATGGAACCAAATTAGTCAACTTTCAAGGTGAAGGGCAATCCTTAAGAAAAGCTGCTAAGAGAAAGGGAAGGAAAGAGCATACGGGTAGTAAAAGTAAAGCGACAAAAAGTCCTGAAATTATAGAGATTGATTAA